Proteins encoded within one genomic window of Aquamicrobium lusatiense:
- a CDS encoding sigma-54-dependent transcriptional regulator encodes MSGSVLIVDDDPVQRRLLEAAVSKFGHKAVVADGGEAGLRALDGGGDISVAILDLSMPGLDGIGVLRAMRERDIRVPVIVQTAQGGIETVVQAMRHGAFDFVVKPASPERIQSAITGALKVGAAEGETRRVARRAAGILTFRDLLTRSPAMERVLRLGQKAAASRIPIMIEGESGVGKEMVARAIQGSSDRRTKPFVTVNCGAIPENLVESILFGHEKGAFTGATDRHTGKFVEAHEGTLFLDEVGDLPLDAQVKLLRAVQEGEVDPVGGRQTVKVDIRLISATHRDLIQQVRDGKFREDLFYRLNVFPILVPPLRERREDIPLLVKHFMKEVVVDHPPRNISDRALSLLEAYDWPGNIRQLENAVFRASVLCEGDMLTEEEFPQIRAQVEGTIDLDRERGTGREPPVPNPDEAPVEAPAQPSEPELRPGLLPMLDARGHVRALSAAELEMIRFAIEHYNGRMSEVARRLGIGRSTLYRKLREYGIDPETGRAVRVETA; translated from the coding sequence ATGTCAGGTTCCGTGCTCATAGTCGATGACGATCCGGTCCAGCGCAGGCTGCTGGAGGCGGCGGTCTCGAAATTCGGCCACAAGGCCGTGGTTGCCGATGGCGGAGAGGCCGGCCTTCGGGCCCTCGACGGGGGAGGCGATATTTCGGTCGCGATCCTCGACCTGTCGATGCCGGGGCTGGATGGGATCGGCGTGCTCAGGGCCATGCGCGAGCGCGATATCCGCGTGCCGGTCATCGTTCAGACCGCGCAGGGCGGCATTGAAACGGTCGTGCAGGCCATGCGCCACGGCGCTTTCGATTTCGTCGTCAAGCCGGCATCGCCCGAGCGCATCCAGTCGGCGATCACCGGTGCGCTGAAGGTCGGTGCGGCCGAGGGGGAGACGCGACGGGTGGCGCGGCGTGCTGCCGGCATACTCACCTTCAGGGACCTGCTGACACGCAGCCCGGCGATGGAACGCGTGCTGCGGCTCGGCCAGAAGGCCGCAGCCTCGCGCATTCCGATCATGATCGAAGGCGAATCCGGCGTCGGCAAGGAGATGGTGGCACGCGCCATACAGGGCAGCAGCGACCGCCGCACGAAACCTTTCGTCACCGTCAATTGCGGCGCCATCCCCGAAAATCTCGTCGAAAGCATCCTGTTCGGCCATGAGAAGGGCGCTTTCACCGGCGCCACGGATCGCCATACCGGCAAATTCGTCGAGGCGCATGAGGGAACGCTGTTCCTGGACGAAGTGGGCGACCTACCTCTGGATGCGCAGGTGAAGCTGTTGCGCGCGGTGCAGGAAGGCGAGGTCGATCCGGTCGGCGGTCGCCAGACGGTGAAGGTCGACATCAGGCTGATCTCGGCCACACACCGCGACCTGATCCAGCAGGTGCGGGACGGCAAATTCCGCGAAGACCTGTTCTACCGGCTCAATGTTTTTCCAATTCTGGTGCCTCCGCTGCGTGAGCGCCGGGAAGACATTCCGCTGCTGGTGAAGCATTTCATGAAGGAGGTGGTCGTCGACCATCCCCCGCGAAACATATCCGATCGAGCTCTCTCGCTGCTTGAGGCCTATGACTGGCCGGGAAACATCAGGCAGCTTGAAAACGCTGTTTTCCGCGCATCTGTGCTCTGCGAAGGGGATATGCTGACGGAAGAGGAGTTCCCGCAGATCCGCGCACAGGTGGAAGGGACGATCGACCTTGACCGCGAGCGCGGAACTGGCAGGGAACCACCTGTTCCAAACCCGGATGAAGCACCTGTCGAGGCGCCTGCGCAACCTTCGGAGCCGGAATTGCGGCCGGGCCTTCTTCCGATGCTGGACGCGCGCGGCCATGTGCGCGCGCTCTCAGCAGCCGAGCTTGAAATGATTCGTTTTGCGATCGAACACTACAACGGCCGCATGAGCGAGGTGGCACGAAGGCTGGGTATCGGTCGCTCGACCCTTTATCGCAAGCTCAGGGAATATGGCATCGACCCGGAAACCGGGCGCGCCGTCCGGGTCGAGACGGCGTAA
- a CDS encoding DUF882 domain-containing protein, whose translation MAAAVCAFGLYSVSSTAAHAEVRTLKLHNLHTKEKAEIVFKRNGRYDQDGLKKLNVFLRDWRRNEPTKMDPRLMDLVWEAYRASGSREYIHVVSAYRSPATNNMLRGRSKGVAQKSQHMLGKAMDFFIPGVPLKKLRDIGLKMQGGGVGYYPTSGSPFVHMDVGNVRHWPGISRKELASVFPDGKTLHVPSDGKPLPGYEQALAAYKSRNAAGAPAIALAGPTTSGKSGKSGGLLAALFRGGGADEDEDNSVAVAAAPAPKKPVASAPASAQAKKPAEPLPGIAVISPDRANRAEIPQLADEPVQETPETIIAALPVRSIPVPGAAPRPRAEVGVQTPDQVPFGIADVNPIQTAAVPPANVPFAQASAEPPPQVAANESVPVPSFRPRESTASQNLTALAALEVDEALPASDAVVAAVPTARPNDEVKALLAEAEKKTEDLAEYQVAAVPTPRSAFVDPADVDAAPAASPRSAAIATPADPAGAIGGSVKTTRKAARPTPDVAKPEPKAVVVSAEPKLARWALNSGEHVEKAANATTAPRYAYNLVRTAPTEVYTTGFQARNEMGKANQFTGTAVNFLSVAKFETKVN comes from the coding sequence GTGGCGGCGGCGGTATGCGCTTTCGGTCTTTATTCAGTTTCTTCTACAGCCGCTCATGCGGAGGTGAGGACGCTGAAGCTCCACAATCTCCACACCAAGGAGAAGGCGGAGATCGTGTTCAAGCGCAATGGACGCTACGATCAGGATGGCCTGAAGAAACTCAACGTTTTTCTGCGTGACTGGCGCCGCAACGAGCCCACAAAGATGGATCCCCGCCTGATGGATCTTGTCTGGGAGGCTTACAGGGCCAGCGGATCGCGCGAATATATCCATGTCGTCAGCGCCTATCGCTCGCCCGCGACCAACAACATGCTGCGTGGCCGCTCGAAGGGCGTTGCCCAGAAAAGCCAGCACATGCTCGGCAAGGCGATGGACTTCTTCATTCCCGGTGTGCCGCTGAAGAAGCTGCGCGACATCGGCCTCAAGATGCAGGGCGGCGGCGTCGGCTATTATCCGACATCGGGATCGCCCTTCGTTCACATGGACGTCGGCAATGTTCGTCACTGGCCGGGCATCAGCCGCAAGGAACTGGCGAGCGTGTTCCCCGACGGCAAGACGCTGCATGTCCCGAGCGACGGCAAGCCGCTGCCGGGCTATGAGCAGGCTCTGGCTGCCTACAAGTCGCGAAATGCGGCCGGTGCGCCGGCAATCGCTCTGGCCGGCCCCACCACATCGGGCAAGTCGGGCAAGTCCGGAGGCCTGCTGGCAGCCCTGTTCCGCGGTGGCGGAGCTGATGAGGACGAGGATAACAGCGTGGCCGTTGCGGCAGCGCCTGCGCCGAAGAAGCCGGTTGCCTCGGCACCCGCTTCCGCACAGGCAAAGAAGCCGGCAGAGCCATTGCCCGGCATTGCCGTGATCTCGCCTGATCGGGCCAATCGTGCCGAAATTCCACAGCTTGCGGACGAGCCGGTGCAGGAAACGCCTGAGACGATCATTGCCGCACTGCCGGTCAGGAGCATTCCTGTTCCGGGCGCCGCGCCGCGACCCAGGGCAGAGGTGGGCGTTCAGACGCCGGATCAGGTTCCGTTCGGCATTGCCGACGTCAACCCGATTCAGACGGCGGCTGTGCCACCGGCGAATGTTCCGTTCGCTCAGGCCAGCGCCGAGCCGCCGCCGCAGGTGGCCGCGAATGAAAGCGTGCCGGTGCCGAGTTTCCGGCCGCGTGAAAGCACGGCTTCGCAGAACCTGACCGCACTTGCAGCGCTGGAAGTCGATGAAGCTCTTCCTGCTTCGGACGCCGTGGTTGCTGCCGTGCCGACCGCCCGCCCGAATGACGAGGTCAAGGCATTGCTGGCTGAAGCGGAAAAGAAGACGGAGGACCTTGCCGAATATCAGGTGGCCGCCGTGCCGACGCCGCGCTCGGCTTTTGTCGATCCCGCCGATGTTGATGCTGCACCTGCAGCCTCTCCACGCTCGGCAGCCATCGCAACGCCGGCCGATCCGGCTGGCGCGATCGGCGGCTCGGTCAAGACCACCCGCAAGGCTGCCCGCCCGACGCCCGATGTAGCGAAGCCGGAGCCTAAGGCTGTGGTTGTTTCCGCCGAGCCGAAGCTTGCCCGCTGGGCGCTCAATTCCGGCGAGCATGTGGAAAAGGCCGCCAACGCCACGACCGCACCGCGCTATGCCTATAATCTGGTGCGCACCGCGCCGACCGAGGTCTACACCACCGGTTTCCAGGCCCGTAACGAGATGGGGAAAGCCAATCAGTTCACCGGAACTGCCGTGAACTTCCTGTCCGTGGCCAAATTTGAAACCAAGGTCAACTGA